Part of the Haloarcula laminariae genome is shown below.
TTCGGCGGCACGCTGTGGGTGTACCTGCTGGCGGTGTTGCCGGTCGTCCTGGTCGCCCTCGCAACCGGTCAGGGCGACGCCATCGCGGCGATGCGGGACCCGGTCTACACCTACGGCCACTACCAGGTGTGGGCGGAGACGCCCCGATGGATCTGGACGTGGAGCCTCGCCTTCGTCCGCCTGACGAACGTCGCCTTCGCCGTCGTCACCGTCTATCTGCTCTACCGGCTGGGGACTCGCCTCGAAGACCGCGCTACCGGTCGGTGGGCCGCGCTCCTGCTGACGCTGACCTTCGGCTTCCTCAAACTGGCCAAGGAGGGCGGCGAGGACATGCCGGCGACGATGTGTTTCGTGGCCGCGCTCTACTTCCTGGTCGGCTACGTCCGGACCGGCGACCGCCGCCAGTTCTACGCCGGCAGCGCCGCTGGCGGGCTCGCTATCGCGTTCAAACTCACGCTCGGGCTGGCGGTACTGATTATCCTCCTCGCGTTCCTGCTGCGTGCCCGCGTGGCAGACGGTCCGCTCCGGCGGGTACTGTGGCAGCCCCGGCTGCTGGTCGGCGGGGCGGCGCTGGGGGCGCTCATGATAGTGGTCGGTCACCCGACGGCGCTGGTCGGCGATTTCGAGGCGGTGGGGCATCGTTGGTTCGGCCGCATCGGCCGGCCCAATCGCGTCGTCGGGCCCACGGCGCCGACGTGGTGGTGGTTCCTGCGGACCTACGGCAGCGCCTTTGGCTGGCCGCTGTTGCTCGGCGCCGTCGGCGGGCTGGTCGCGAGCGCCGTGCACCTGGCCCGCCTCGCGCCGGACCGGACGGCCCTCCGGGAGCGGGTCCCGGGGTTCGACGAGCGGGCGCTGGTGGTCGGGGCGCTGCTCGTCTTCCTCCTCTTTTTCGCGCGGTGGCACGACTGGCGGGTCCACCACATCCTCCCTACCTTCCCGCTCGCGGCGCTGTTGCTCGCCGATTCGCTCCGGCGGCTCTCCGCCCACCGCCGGCGGGTCGCCCGCGCGGCGATGGCGTTCGTCGTCGTGACCTCGGCCCTCTACGCCGGCGTCGGCGTCGGTCAGTTCGCCTCGATGCCCCGCGACGAGGCGACCGAGTGGCTCACCGAGAACGCCGACGAGGACGCCACGATGGAAGTGTACTTCCACGCGTTCTTCGAGAACGCCGTCCCCCACGGGATGGACCTCAACATCCCTCCCGAGGAGACGGGCGAGCTCGACCCCTGCCCCGACTACATCCAGGTCGGCGACAAGGAGCTGCTGTATCTCCAGGACATCCCCGAGTCCCAGCGTAGCTCGGAGGTCGACTTCTATGCGGAGCCCCGCCAGGAGTACATCCGGGCGCTGGTAGACGGCGAGTACGACTACGAGATAGTCGCGGAGTTCGGCGAGCGCCCCCCGAACTTCGCCCCCCACCGCCCGGAGCCGGGGTCGCTCCGCGAGCTGGCGCCGCTGGGCGTCTACCCGCATAGCGACCAGTACGGCGACGAACAGGAGCTCGCGAGCGACCAGTACGTCGCGATTCTGCAGCGGCAAGGCGAGTGTACCCAACCGGCCGAGGCGACCCGCGACGCACCGTGGTGAGTCACTCGCCCCACGTAGACGCTCATCGCAGCGTTGTAGCACGCTGGGGGCCATCAGGCCCTCGCACCGGCCGGTACCGCGCTCTCGGCCGGTAGGGCGGCGATAACAAACCACCGTAGCCGCCCACCCTCGCCCGATGAACACGGACACTCCTGCGGACCACTGCGACGCCGTCATCGACGCCGTCTCCGGCGCCGTCATCGTCGACCGGGAGACGCTCGAAACCGTCCTCTCGGGGTTTCTGGCGCGCGGACACGTCCTCCTGGAGGACGTCCCTGGCACCGGTAAGACGCTGACCGCCCGCTCGCTGGCCGGGGCGCTGGGCCTGTCGTTCTCCCGCATCCAGTTCACGCCGGACCTGCTGCCGGCGGACGTGACCGGGACCTACGTCTTCGACGAGCAGTCGGGGGAGTTCCAGTTCCGGCCCGGCCCCATCTTCGGCAACGTGGTGCTGGCCGACGAGATAAACCGAGCGTCGCCAAAGACACAGGCCGCGCTGCTGGAAGCGATGGCCGAGGGGCAGGTGACAATCGAGGGGCGGACCCACGACCTCCCCGAGCCGTTCTTCGTCATCGCGACGCAGAACCCCATCGAGCAGGACGGCACCTTCCCGCTGCCGGAGGCACAGGTCGACCGGTTCGTGGTGAAGACGAGCCTCGGGTATCCGGACGCGGCCGGCGAGCGCGAACTCGTCGACCGCCGGGCCGCCCGCACGGACCGCACGCCCGGCGTCGAGGCCGGGAGCGTCGACCCGGCCGCGCTCCGGCGGGCGCCCGAGGCCGTCCACGTCGCCGACGCGGTCCGGGACTACGTCGTCGACCTCTCCCGGGCGACCCGCGAGGACGCCCGCGTCGCGACCGGCGTCTCCCCGCGGGGGACCCAGCGGCTGTTCGAGGCGGCCCGGGCGCTCGCGGTCGTCCGCGGTCGCGACTACGTCACGCCCGACCACGTCGCCGACGTCGCGCCGGCCGTCCTCGGACACCGCCTCGTCCTGACGCCGGACGCCCGCGTGGAGGACGTGGCCAAGGACGCGGTCGTCGCGGACCTGCTCGACGACGTGGCGGTGCCGACGGTCACCTATACAGCAACGCCAGCAGAGTGACCGCGGCGGCAAGCAGGAGGACGAGCCCGCTCAGGGGCAGGCCGGTCGCCCCGTGGTCGTAGACGAGCAGCGCCGCGGCCACCGTGGCGGCGCCGTAAGCCGACGTGGCCCCGGTGTGTACCAGCTCGACGGTACGGGTCCCGGCGTCGGTCCGGAGCTGTTCGCCGAGGCTGATGCCGTGTTCCGCGGCGTCCCACGCGGCGACGGCGGCGGCGGCCGCGCCCAGCAGGCGCAGCGGGCCGGCGGCCTCGAAGATACCGGCCAGCGACACGCCGACTATCATGACCGCGAGCCCGGCCGAGACGAACCGGCGGGCAAATCGCTGCCGTATCGGGCGGACGCCGAGCCCGACGAGCGCCATCCCGACGAGGCCGGGCACCAGTTCGATGCTGTGGCGGGGGTCGGCGAGCGTCTCGCCACGGAGTATCGCCCCGACCACGAGCGCCGCCCCCAGCGCCGTCCAGAGCCGCCCCTGTGGCACCGGCGCCGAGAACTCCCGGCCGCCGGCGGCGACGAGGCCGGTCCCGGCGAGCGCGGCGAGGACGGCGACGCGCTGGTCGAGCGTCGGCGCGAGTATCGCCGTCGAGGCGGCACAGAGCAGGAGGGCGAGCGCGCTGGCCAGCGGCGTCGGCCGGTGGGCGACGCTCACGCGGACCACCGCCGTCGCCGCTCGTCCAGCAGCACCGCCCCGAGCGGCGTCGCCGTGTCCCAGTCGACGACCGGGATGTCGGCCCCGCGTAGAGCGCGCAGTCGGAGGGTGCGCTCCCGGCGGGCCAGCCGCTGGCCGAGGCTCCCGTCGGCAGTCACGTCGGGGCTGACGACCGTCGTGGTGTGACCGGCCGCCGCGAGGGTCCGGATAGTCTCGACGATTCGCCGGTCCGTGAGCGGCGAGAGGACGACGACCTGCGTGTCGGTCCCGAGCCGCTTCCGCAGCAGCGTCGCCTGCCCGTCGAGGTCGTCCTCGCCGTCGCCGTCCCGACCCGTCCGGACCGCGCCGGGCGGCGTCGCGTCGAAGGCCGGGTGGGTCGCGAGCAGCCGCCACAGCGCCGCCTCGTGGTCCGGTCCGACGCCGGGGGCCCGAAAGCAGGGCTCCCGGCCGAAGGCGGCCAGGCCGACGGCGTCCCGGGTGTCCGAGAGGGCCGAGACGAGCTGCTCGGCGCCGGCGAGGCAGTGGGCGACCGCGTTGGGTCGGTCCTCGGCCGCGGCCCGGTAGGCGGGCGCGCGGGCGTCGACCAGCAGGCAGACCGACGTGGGGCGCTCCTCGCGGAACTCGACGGTGGTGAGCTCGCCGGTCCTGGCCCACCGCTTCGAGTCGATACGGCCTATCGGGTCGCCGGGGCGGTACTCCCGGACGGAGTGGAACTCGATGCCGCTGCCGCCCTCGTCCGTGACCAGCCGGCCCGCGTGGCCGTCCGGGTCCGGCCGGACGGGGAGCTCGGGGACGGCGTCCCCGACCTGTATCTCGGTGCCGGCGGCGACCGTCGTCTCGACCTCGTGGGCGCCCGTGATGTCGCGGGCGACGACCGTCGCCGGGTCGAACTGGTGGCGGCCGGGCTCGGCCGCGACGGCGTAGCTGAACTCGGCGGTCCCGCCCGGCCGGAGCACGGCGGCGTGGCGCGGGCTCCCCTCGGCGACCGAGAGCATCGCCGGGACGCCGTCGATTACGCGGCAGTCCGCGAGCGTCCGGTCGCCGGTGTTTCTCACCCTGGTCGTGACGGGCACCGGCTCGCCGCGGGCGGGTCGGGCCTCGCCTACCTCCCGCTCCAGTTCCAGCTCGACCGTCGGCGGGCGCGAGAGCCGCGGATAGACCGCCAGTCCGGCCCCGACGACGCCGACCAGCAGCGCCGCGGGCCGGTCGGTCAGGACGCCGACGGCGACGAACCACAGCGCGACGGCGACGATACCGCGCCAGCGCCCGGTCGCCCGGACCGTCACTGCCCATCACCGCCGTCGACCAGCGCCCGGACGGTCCGCCGGGCCGCGTACTGGGTCCAGGCGTCCCCCCGCAGCGCGGACCGCAGGCGCTCGGCCACCGTCGGCCCGCTCGCGTCGGTGGCCAGGAAACGGGCCGCCACCGAGTCGTCGGTCCAGGCCCCGGCCTCGACGCGCTCCCTGGCGGCCGCTTTGCTCCGGCTTCCGCCGCGTTCCCCGTAGACGGCCGCGGCCCGGAGCCGCTCGCGCAGGTAGCCGCGGTCGGCCGCCGAGAGTGCCCACGGCCACCGGCCGAGCAGGTCGTCGACCCGCTCGCCCGGCCGCGGGGCGTCGGGGACGGTCTCGGGGTCCGGCGGGGCCGCCTGCTCGACGCGCCCCACCGCACGCCGGGCGACCATCCAGCCGAGGACGGCCAGCGCGACCCCGCCGAAAGCCCCGAGCAGGAAGTAGTCGTTGCCGACGAACGCGACGACCGCCTCGACGGGCAGCAGCGTCGCGACGCCCGGGACCAGCGCCACGGCGACGGCGACGACGCCGAGCCCGACGAGCGCGGCGGCGCGGCGGCCGCTCGCTCTCACGCGGCCCCACCGTCGAGCCGGGCGAGCGTCTCGCGGGCGACGCGGGCCTGTTCGTCCGTCGGGGGCTGGGTCCCGTACCGGACGTCCTCGAAGGCCCGCCGGAGCCGGTCGACCTGCGCCGGGTCGAAGCCCGTCTCGACCGCGCGGCGGGCGCAGTCCCGCGGCGTCCGCGTCCGCGGGCGGTCGACGCCGGCCCGCTCGATGAGCTCGGCCCACGCCCGCTCCACGTCGTTTTGCGGGGCCGACGACAGCGGCTCGGCCGCGGAGTCGCCGGGGTCGCCCTCGCCTGCCCGACGGAGCCGGTCACGGTAGCGGTAGGCGAGGATTACGGCCGCGAGCAGGGGGACGAGCGCCAGGAAGTACCACAGCGGCAGGCCCCCGGGAACGAGCCCGGCCCAACCGGTCGAGTCCGATAGGCCGGTCTGTTCGGGACCGCTCCTATCGGCGCTGTCGGCCCGCTCGCCGCCCGCGTCCCCGCCCTGGGAGGCCTGGTCCCCAGCGCTCTCTCCGGCTTCCCGGCCCTCCGATGCTCCGTCACCGGACTGTGGGTCCGGCCGCTGAGCGTCCCCGCCGTCACCCTGTCCATCGCGCTCCCCGCTCCCGCCCTGGCGGAAGGTCTCGTCGACGGTCTCCGCCGCCGACTCTACCCCGCCCTGGTCGTCCTCGCCCAGCGGCAGGGCGTCCCACTGGACGTCGACCGCGTCGGCCGGGTCAGTCGACATCGACGCCGCCAGCGTCGACGCCGAGAGCCCGATGGCGGCGACGACGACGACGGCCATCCCGGCCGAGAGTAGTCGTTCGGTGTTCATTCGGCTGGTCCCGGCTGGCACGTAGCCGAGCCTTGTTATGGACCGGCTATCGACCCGTAGCGGCCGCGAGCCGCGGCATCTATCGACCCAGACCGGAGGCCATACCCCCCGCCGAAGGACCCGAATTCTCATCACCCGTGACGGCGAAGTCGGGGGCGATGAACGTCAGTATCGTCGGCAGCGGCTACGTCGGCACCACGGTCGCGGCGTGTCTGGCCGACCTCGGACACGAGGTCACGGCGATAGATATCGACGAGGCCGTCGTCGACGCTATCAACGACGGCGAGGCGCCGATTCACGAGCCGGGCCTGGACGAACTGGTCGCCGAACACGGCGGGGGGCGGTTGCGGGCGACGACGGACTACGACGCCATCCGGGACACCGACCTCACGATGCTCGCCCTGCCCACGCCGTCGAACGACGACGGCAGCATCGACCTCGGGTACATGGAGGCGGGCGCCGCGAGCGTCGGCGAGGCGCTGGCCGAGGGCGACGGGCGCGACCAGCCCCATCTCGTCGTCACGAAATCGACCGTCATTCCCCGGACGACCGACGAGCGTCTCGCCCCGCGCATCGCCGAGGCCGGCCTGACACGCGGCGAGGACTTCCTCGTCGCCTCGAACCCCGAGTTCCAGCGCGAGGGCACCGCCGTCGCGGACTTCCTGAACCCAGACAAGCTCGTCTTCGGGGCCGACGACGACCGTGCGTTCGACACCCTCAACGAGCTCTACGCGCCCCTGCGGGAGGCCGCCGACGGCGACGTGCCCGTCGTCGAGACCGGCATCGCCGAGGCCGAGATGATAAAGTACGCCAACAACACCTTCCTCGCCTCGAAGGTCTCGCTCATCAACGACATCGGCAACGTCTGCAAGGAGTTCGGCGTCGACGCCTACGAGGTGGCCGAGGCCATCGGGCTCGACGACCGCATCGGCGAGCGGTTCCTCAGAAGTGGCGTGGGCTGGGGTGGGAGCTGCTTCCCGAAGGACACCGACGCCATCATCGCCGCCGCCCGCGAGCAGGGGTACGACCCGGCGGTGCTCTCCGCGGCGGTCGAGCTGAACGACGCCCAGCCCGAACGCCTGCTCGCCCTGCTTGACGACCACGTCGACGTCTCGGGCAAGCGCATCGCCGTCCTCGGGCTGGCGTTCAAACCCGGCACGGACGACATCCGTAACACGCGGGCGGTCCCGGTCATCGAGGGGCTGCGCGAACGCGGGGCCGAGGTCGTGGCCTACGACCCCGTGGCGACCGAGAA
Proteins encoded:
- the aglM gene encoding UDP-glucose 6-dehydrogenase AglM is translated as MNVSIVGSGYVGTTVAACLADLGHEVTAIDIDEAVVDAINDGEAPIHEPGLDELVAEHGGGRLRATTDYDAIRDTDLTMLALPTPSNDDGSIDLGYMEAGAASVGEALAEGDGRDQPHLVVTKSTVIPRTTDERLAPRIAEAGLTRGEDFLVASNPEFQREGTAVADFLNPDKLVFGADDDRAFDTLNELYAPLREAADGDVPVVETGIAEAEMIKYANNTFLASKVSLINDIGNVCKEFGVDAYEVAEAIGLDDRIGERFLRSGVGWGGSCFPKDTDAIIAAAREQGYDPAVLSAAVELNDAQPERLLALLDDHVDVSGKRIAVLGLAFKPGTDDIRNTRAVPVIEGLRERGAEVVAYDPVATENMRERYPDIEYADSAASALEGASGAVVVTDWDEFAALNGEFDAMDEPVVVDGRRIVERRDGITYEGLTW
- a CDS encoding AAA family ATPase, with translation MNTDTPADHCDAVIDAVSGAVIVDRETLETVLSGFLARGHVLLEDVPGTGKTLTARSLAGALGLSFSRIQFTPDLLPADVTGTYVFDEQSGEFQFRPGPIFGNVVLADEINRASPKTQAALLEAMAEGQVTIEGRTHDLPEPFFVIATQNPIEQDGTFPLPEAQVDRFVVKTSLGYPDAAGERELVDRRAARTDRTPGVEAGSVDPAALRRAPEAVHVADAVRDYVVDLSRATREDARVATGVSPRGTQRLFEAARALAVVRGRDYVTPDHVADVAPAVLGHRLVLTPDARVEDVAKDAVVADLLDDVAVPTVTYTATPAE
- a CDS encoding DUF7269 family protein produces the protein MRASGRRAAALVGLGVVAVAVALVPGVATLLPVEAVVAFVGNDYFLLGAFGGVALAVLGWMVARRAVGRVEQAAPPDPETVPDAPRPGERVDDLLGRWPWALSAADRGYLRERLRAAAVYGERGGSRSKAAARERVEAGAWTDDSVAARFLATDASGPTVAERLRSALRGDAWTQYAARRTVRALVDGGDGQ
- a CDS encoding DUF58 domain-containing protein translates to MTVRATGRWRGIVAVALWFVAVGVLTDRPAALLVGVVGAGLAVYPRLSRPPTVELELEREVGEARPARGEPVPVTTRVRNTGDRTLADCRVIDGVPAMLSVAEGSPRHAAVLRPGGTAEFSYAVAAEPGRHQFDPATVVARDITGAHEVETTVAAGTEIQVGDAVPELPVRPDPDGHAGRLVTDEGGSGIEFHSVREYRPGDPIGRIDSKRWARTGELTTVEFREERPTSVCLLVDARAPAYRAAAEDRPNAVAHCLAGAEQLVSALSDTRDAVGLAAFGREPCFRAPGVGPDHEAALWRLLATHPAFDATPPGAVRTGRDGDGEDDLDGQATLLRKRLGTDTQVVVLSPLTDRRIVETIRTLAAAGHTTTVVSPDVTADGSLGQRLARRERTLRLRALRGADIPVVDWDTATPLGAVLLDERRRRWSA
- a CDS encoding ArnT family glycosyltransferase, yielding MGPRTDWLGRAKRQLYRDLRTDPYLPYLLLAALLLSGFGFWHRIPVFATWDEHDRVLDALVAYAEIVNDPSIEGVREGISWSRAPFGGTLWVYLLAVLPVVLVALATGQGDAIAAMRDPVYTYGHYQVWAETPRWIWTWSLAFVRLTNVAFAVVTVYLLYRLGTRLEDRATGRWAALLLTLTFGFLKLAKEGGEDMPATMCFVAALYFLVGYVRTGDRRQFYAGSAAGGLAIAFKLTLGLAVLIILLAFLLRARVADGPLRRVLWQPRLLVGGAALGALMIVVGHPTALVGDFEAVGHRWFGRIGRPNRVVGPTAPTWWWFLRTYGSAFGWPLLLGAVGGLVASAVHLARLAPDRTALRERVPGFDERALVVGALLVFLLFFARWHDWRVHHILPTFPLAALLLADSLRRLSAHRRRVARAAMAFVVVTSALYAGVGVGQFASMPRDEATEWLTENADEDATMEVYFHAFFENAVPHGMDLNIPPEETGELDPCPDYIQVGDKELLYLQDIPESQRSSEVDFYAEPRQEYIRALVDGEYDYEIVAEFGERPPNFAPHRPEPGSLRELAPLGVYPHSDQYGDEQELASDQYVAILQRQGECTQPAEATRDAPW
- a CDS encoding DUF7519 family protein codes for the protein MVRVSVAHRPTPLASALALLLCAASTAILAPTLDQRVAVLAALAGTGLVAAGGREFSAPVPQGRLWTALGAALVVGAILRGETLADPRHSIELVPGLVGMALVGLGVRPIRQRFARRFVSAGLAVMIVGVSLAGIFEAAGPLRLLGAAAAAVAAWDAAEHGISLGEQLRTDAGTRTVELVHTGATSAYGAATVAAALLVYDHGATGLPLSGLVLLLAAAVTLLALLYR
- a CDS encoding DUF4129 domain-containing protein, with the protein product MNTERLLSAGMAVVVVAAIGLSASTLAASMSTDPADAVDVQWDALPLGEDDQGGVESAAETVDETFRQGGSGERDGQGDGGDAQRPDPQSGDGASEGREAGESAGDQASQGGDAGGERADSADRSGPEQTGLSDSTGWAGLVPGGLPLWYFLALVPLLAAVILAYRYRDRLRRAGEGDPGDSAAEPLSSAPQNDVERAWAELIERAGVDRPRTRTPRDCARRAVETGFDPAQVDRLRRAFEDVRYGTQPPTDEQARVARETLARLDGGAA